The Methanothrix sp. genome has a segment encoding these proteins:
- a CDS encoding GTP-binding protein yields the protein MATIEEQIKALEEEIFNTQKNKATEHHLGKIKAKIAKLKAQQELQKIKGGGGGRRYYIKKSGDATVALVGFPSVGKSSLLNLLTGSKSEVAAYQFTTLEVIPGVMKHKGAEIQILDMPGIIKGAARGKGRGREVITAARAADMILLLGDVFNYNLKVLERELYDAGIRLDKQPPNINITQERKGGIIVRSTVPLTKMTEFEIAEIIRAYGIVNASVTVRVDIDTDSLVDFLAGNRVYIPSLVAINKFDLRYDQIEEKIREDLGRDFLPLSCATKEGLEELKDHIFERLGFIRIYLKPKGGKADLEEPLVILDGSTVKSVCEHLHRDFVNLFRYALVWGKSAKFPGQSIGLDHQLQDCDVLSIVTKRR from the coding sequence ATGGCAACCATCGAGGAGCAGATCAAAGCGCTGGAAGAGGAGATCTTCAACACTCAGAAGAACAAGGCCACTGAGCACCACCTGGGCAAGATCAAGGCCAAGATAGCGAAGCTGAAGGCCCAGCAGGAGCTCCAGAAGATCAAGGGTGGCGGAGGGGGGAGAAGATATTATATCAAGAAGTCCGGCGATGCCACTGTGGCCCTGGTGGGCTTTCCGTCCGTGGGCAAATCCAGCCTGCTCAACCTTCTGACAGGCTCCAAGTCTGAGGTGGCTGCTTATCAGTTCACTACCCTGGAGGTCATCCCGGGGGTGATGAAGCATAAAGGGGCTGAGATCCAGATTCTGGATATGCCGGGGATCATCAAAGGGGCGGCGCGGGGCAAAGGCCGGGGCAGGGAGGTGATAACTGCAGCCCGGGCGGCGGATATGATTCTCTTATTGGGGGATGTATTCAACTACAACCTCAAGGTCCTGGAGCGGGAGCTTTACGATGCCGGCATAAGACTGGACAAGCAGCCTCCAAACATCAATATCACCCAGGAGAGGAAGGGGGGCATCATTGTGCGCAGCACTGTACCCCTCACCAAGATGACGGAGTTTGAGATCGCTGAGATCATCCGCGCCTATGGAATAGTGAATGCAAGCGTCACCGTCCGGGTGGATATAGATACCGATAGCCTGGTTGACTTCCTGGCCGGAAACAGGGTCTACATCCCCTCTTTAGTGGCCATAAACAAGTTCGATCTGCGCTATGATCAGATCGAGGAGAAGATCAGGGAGGATCTGGGCAGGGACTTTCTACCCCTATCCTGTGCCACCAAAGAAGGCTTGGAGGAGTTGAAGGATCACATATTCGAGAGATTGGGGTTCATTCGCATCTATCTCAAGCCCAAAGGAGGAAAAGCAGACCTGGAAGAGCCGCTTGTGATTCTGGACGGAAGCACAGTGAAATCGGTATGCGAGCATCTGCACCGGGACTTTGTGAACCTATTTCGCTATGCTCTGGTCTGGGGAAAGAGCGCCAAGTTCCCTGGCCAGTCCATAGGATTGGACCACCAACTGCAGGATTGTGATGTGCTCTCCATAGTGACCAAGAGGAGATGA
- a CDS encoding phosphate ABC transporter substrate-binding protein: MFFLITVPVEARGQSIRVSGSSTVMPLAEISAEEFNILQNDYRVIVDSGGSGVGIVNVVEGRSAIAMTSRELHLVERQRYETPKKRFNVTTVGYDAICLIVSRGVYNSGVTNLTKEEVRRIYSGSISNWKELGGPDRGIFAIGRKPGSGTRDTFDEIIMGSRESETPGVRNEAAESAEIKTAIQKSDNAIGYVGYSYIMRGDSNVISLDGVPPSIENIKNGSYPLSREFYFITLGRPSQGAQAFIDFVLSAEGQRIAIENGFIPAFLQIPPLEAL; this comes from the coding sequence GTGTTTTTCTTGATAACTGTACCCGTCGAAGCAAGAGGGCAGAGCATAAGGGTGTCAGGGTCCAGCACCGTCATGCCCCTGGCAGAGATATCAGCAGAGGAGTTCAACATACTCCAGAATGACTACCGGGTGATTGTCGACTCAGGAGGCTCGGGGGTGGGGATAGTGAACGTGGTCGAGGGCAGATCGGCGATCGCCATGACCTCCCGGGAGCTTCATCTGGTGGAGCGGCAAAGATACGAGACCCCTAAAAAGAGGTTTAATGTGACCACAGTGGGATACGATGCCATATGCTTGATAGTGAGCCGTGGAGTGTACAACTCCGGGGTCACTAACCTCACAAAGGAGGAGGTCAGAAGGATCTATTCTGGAAGCATCAGCAACTGGAAAGAGCTGGGCGGTCCTGACAGGGGGATCTTCGCCATAGGAAGGAAGCCGGGGTCTGGGACCAGAGATACGTTCGATGAGATCATCATGGGAAGCCGGGAGTCTGAGACCCCTGGAGTTAGAAATGAAGCTGCTGAGAGCGCCGAGATCAAGACCGCAATCCAGAAAAGCGACAATGCCATCGGATATGTCGGGTACAGCTATATCATGAGGGGCGACTCGAATGTGATATCTTTAGATGGCGTTCCGCCATCGATCGAGAATATAAAAAATGGAAGCTATCCTCTCTCCCGCGAGTTTTATTTCATCACCCTGGGCAGGCCCAGTCAGGGGGCGCAGGCCTTTATCGATTTTGTGCTGAGTGCAGAGGGCCAGAGGATTGCAATTGAGAATGGATTCATACCGGCTTTTCTGCAGATTCCTCCCCTTGAGGCCCTCTAA
- a CDS encoding phosphate ABC transporter substrate-binding protein, with protein sequence MVWLSLATLSLCTAMPVDVTVMGSSTVMPLAEAAAEAFNQEQNEYLVSVTAGGTGAGILGIVERKYNIAMASRIITEEEKERFGESFQQFKVGVDGISIAVSDEIYQKGVRNLNRDQVKRIYSGEITNWKEVGGPDRDIYVVSREYGSGTRDDFNEAVMEEIDAETDGVDTIAYSGAAVKTAISRSDRAIGYLGFNYLGGGVQGIAFNGIVPSYENIKLDIYELKRNLYFYTFGDPVPGAMAFIDFVLGPQGQKIAAEEGFIPN encoded by the coding sequence TTGGTCTGGCTCTCACTGGCCACCCTCTCGCTCTGCACTGCAATGCCAGTGGATGTGACTGTCATGGGATCCTCGACAGTGATGCCGCTGGCCGAGGCTGCCGCAGAGGCATTCAACCAGGAGCAGAACGAGTATTTGGTCAGCGTCACTGCCGGCGGAACGGGCGCTGGAATATTGGGAATAGTGGAGCGCAAATACAACATAGCCATGGCTTCGCGCATCATAACTGAAGAGGAGAAGGAGAGATTTGGAGAGAGCTTCCAGCAGTTCAAGGTCGGCGTGGATGGCATCAGCATTGCCGTGAGCGATGAGATATATCAGAAGGGGGTGAGAAATCTCAATCGGGATCAGGTTAAGAGGATCTACTCCGGCGAGATCACCAACTGGAAAGAGGTGGGAGGTCCGGACAGGGACATCTATGTCGTATCCAGGGAATACGGCTCGGGCACCAGAGATGACTTCAATGAAGCAGTGATGGAGGAGATCGATGCTGAGACCGATGGTGTGGATACTATAGCCTATAGCGGGGCAGCAGTCAAGACGGCGATCTCCAGAAGCGATAGAGCCATAGGCTATCTGGGATTCAACTATCTGGGCGGCGGTGTCCAGGGGATAGCCTTCAATGGCATTGTGCCCAGCTATGAGAACATCAAGCTGGACATCTACGAGCTGAAGAGGAACCTTTACTTCTACACATTCGGCGATCCCGTTCCCGGTGCGATGGCGTTCATCGACTTTGTCCTGGGCCCCCAAGGGCAGAAGATCGCCGCAGAGGAGGGTTTCATACCAAATTGA
- a CDS encoding 4-phosphopantoate--beta-alanine ligase has product MTDIPKSHPRYASLVARERVAEGVKRGYTSIQGLIAQGRGECFDYLLGERTTPSAAAAIRAAAALLLLARRPAISVNGNVAALVPEEMVALAQALDIPLEVNLFHRSEERVKRIAALLREKGAKDVLGEQPDISLPGLDHARALATRGGIYDADVVLIPLEDGDRCEALLAMGKRVIAIDLNPLSRTAKKATVSIVDNILRAVPQLTEQVRQLSSKPRSDLERMLNEYDNEKSLAQAAQDIREHLSSQFLQA; this is encoded by the coding sequence TTGACTGATATTCCCAAATCCCATCCCAGATATGCCTCCCTGGTGGCACGGGAGCGCGTGGCAGAAGGAGTGAAGAGAGGATACACCAGCATCCAGGGGCTGATCGCCCAGGGCAGGGGAGAATGCTTCGACTACCTCTTGGGGGAGAGGACAACGCCCTCCGCCGCCGCGGCGATCAGGGCAGCAGCAGCACTTCTGCTCCTGGCCAGGAGGCCGGCGATCTCAGTCAACGGCAACGTTGCTGCTTTGGTCCCGGAGGAGATGGTAGCCCTGGCCCAAGCCCTGGACATCCCCCTGGAGGTGAACCTCTTCCACCGCAGCGAGGAGAGGGTGAAGAGGATCGCCGCTCTGCTGCGAGAGAAGGGGGCGAAGGATGTCCTGGGCGAGCAGCCGGACATCTCCCTGCCCGGCCTGGATCACGCCCGCGCCCTGGCCACCAGGGGCGGGATATATGATGCCGATGTGGTGCTCATCCCCCTGGAGGACGGCGACCGCTGCGAGGCCCTGCTGGCCATGGGGAAGAGGGTGATCGCCATCGACCTCAACCCCCTCTCCCGCACAGCAAAAAAAGCAACTGTGAGCATTGTGGATAACATCCTCCGGGCGGTGCCCCAGCTAACAGAACAGGTCAGGCAGCTCTCCTCGAAGCCCAGATCCGATCTGGAGAGGATGCTGAATGAATATGACAACGAAAAGAGCCTGGCCCAGGCGGCACAGGATATCCGGGAGCATCTGAGCTCTCAGTTCCTTCAGGCTTGA
- a CDS encoding pantoate kinase, with the protein MNAGPVNAGPVNGLNPGQSKAWVPSHITGFFAARREDGPLQSGSVGCGLCLSPGATTVVESSPDIGDLEIILNGSAAEAPVSRFVAERLARGPVRVRTDLDMPSGSGFGASGAGALGCAYALNRHFDLALTADQAASVAHEAEVVCRTGLGDVIAQNSGGMVLRLEAGAPGSGRIDRIPVPPLPVHCVVRGPISTREVLSNQSVMSAVNEFGRAALKDLLKRPTLKEFMRLSRRFTLQTGLASSWALDVIEAVEAEGGRASMIMLGDAVYALGAAEALQAFGPVYSTFISQRGANLD; encoded by the coding sequence ATGAATGCAGGTCCTGTGAATGCAGGTCCTGTGAATGGGCTGAATCCCGGCCAGAGCAAAGCCTGGGTCCCATCCCACATCACAGGCTTTTTCGCTGCCAGGCGCGAGGATGGTCCGTTGCAGTCCGGCTCAGTCGGCTGCGGCCTTTGCCTTTCCCCCGGTGCTACAACTGTGGTGGAGTCCTCACCTGATATCGGGGATCTGGAGATCATCCTTAACGGTTCAGCCGCGGAGGCCCCGGTATCAAGGTTTGTGGCGGAGAGGCTGGCCAGAGGCCCAGTCCGGGTGAGGACAGATCTGGATATGCCCTCTGGATCCGGCTTTGGGGCCAGCGGGGCGGGGGCTTTGGGCTGCGCCTATGCCTTAAACCGCCACTTCGATCTGGCCCTCACCGCCGATCAGGCGGCATCGGTAGCCCATGAGGCAGAGGTGGTCTGCCGCACTGGCCTGGGAGATGTCATCGCCCAGAACAGCGGCGGCATGGTTCTCCGCCTGGAGGCGGGCGCACCGGGCAGCGGCAGAATCGATCGCATACCCGTACCCCCCCTTCCCGTCCACTGTGTGGTCCGGGGCCCGATCTCCACCCGGGAGGTGCTCTCCAATCAGAGTGTTATGTCAGCAGTAAATGAGTTCGGCCGGGCTGCTCTGAAGGATCTATTGAAGAGGCCCACATTGAAGGAGTTCATGCGCCTCTCCCGCCGCTTCACCCTGCAGACGGGACTTGCCAGCAGCTGGGCCCTGGATGTGATAGAGGCGGTGGAGGCAGAGGGCGGAAGGGCCAGCATGATCATGCTGGGAGATGCAGTCTATGCCCTTGGAGCAGCCGAGGCCCTGCAGGCCTTCGGCCCGGTCTATTCCACCTTCATCTCTCAGAGAGGTGCTAACCTTGACTGA
- the coaBC gene encoding bifunctional phosphopantothenoylcysteine decarboxylase/phosphopantothenate--cysteine ligase CoaBC, which translates to MPSDISASVSETLSKKTIVVGVTGSIAAVRVVDLIRDLIRRGAEVHCTMSHAAGQILHPYALEYASAHPVIAEITGRVEHVEFCGVGGKADLFLVAPATANTIGKMANGIDDTPVTTFATTALGSGKPVAVVPAMHEAMYRHPAVIRNLETLREMGVVLIDPRIEEGKAKIADNRRVVAEVERMLGPGDLEGKRILITSGSNAEPIDPIRILTNRASGKTGVALALEARRRGADVAVVHRFIQDLPVRQIYAESSAQMLDAVLNELKTGYDALISAAAVADYTLDPSEEKIRSGQKLSLSLKPTKKIIKAVREAYPDLRIVGFKAEINAGDEQLLARARESLEGADLDLVVANDVSRGGMGTDDNRVLILGRDGSHSEAQGEKSLIARKIIDSLAEIL; encoded by the coding sequence ATGCCCTCTGATATCTCAGCCTCGGTAAGCGAAACCCTATCCAAAAAGACGATAGTGGTGGGAGTTACCGGCAGCATCGCCGCCGTCCGGGTGGTGGATCTCATTCGCGACCTCATCCGCCGCGGGGCAGAGGTCCACTGCACTATGAGCCATGCCGCCGGGCAGATACTGCATCCCTATGCCCTGGAGTACGCTTCCGCCCATCCGGTGATAGCAGAGATCACCGGCCGGGTGGAGCACGTCGAATTCTGCGGCGTGGGGGGAAAGGCAGACCTATTCCTGGTCGCTCCAGCTACGGCCAACACCATCGGCAAGATGGCCAATGGCATCGATGACACTCCAGTGACCACCTTTGCCACCACAGCTCTGGGAAGTGGAAAGCCTGTGGCTGTGGTGCCGGCTATGCATGAGGCCATGTACCGCCACCCTGCAGTCATCAGAAACCTGGAGACCCTGCGGGAGATGGGCGTAGTGCTCATCGATCCGCGCATCGAGGAGGGCAAGGCCAAGATCGCCGATAACCGGCGGGTGGTGGCAGAGGTGGAGAGGATGCTAGGCCCAGGCGACCTCGAAGGGAAGAGAATCCTGATCACCAGCGGCTCGAATGCCGAGCCCATCGACCCCATAAGAATCCTCACCAACAGGGCCTCAGGAAAGACGGGCGTCGCCCTGGCCCTGGAGGCCCGCAGGCGGGGGGCGGATGTGGCTGTTGTCCACCGCTTCATCCAGGATCTGCCCGTGCGCCAGATCTATGCCGAGAGCTCTGCTCAGATGCTGGATGCAGTCCTAAATGAGCTAAAAACAGGCTACGATGCCCTGATCAGTGCTGCAGCCGTGGCTGACTATACTCTGGACCCAAGTGAGGAGAAGATCAGGTCAGGCCAGAAGCTGAGCCTCTCCCTCAAGCCCACCAAAAAGATAATCAAGGCTGTGCGAGAGGCCTATCCCGACCTGAGGATTGTGGGCTTCAAGGCAGAGATAAATGCCGGCGACGAGCAGCTCCTGGCCAGAGCACGAGAGTCCCTGGAGGGAGCGGACCTGGACCTGGTGGTGGCCAATGATGTCTCGAGAGGCGGCATGGGAACTGACGATAACCGGGTGCTGATACTGGGGCGCGACGGCAGCCACAGCGAGGCCCAGGGAGAGAAGAGCCTGATTGCAAGAAAGATCATCGACTCTCTGGCGGAGATCCTATGA
- a CDS encoding deoxyuridine 5'-triphosphate nucleotidohydrolase — MSILTGREAQGLVESMIEPQTQTQMCGMELTVQRIERFASFGAVAFENSERRLPETEVMDFDQSGWIELPAGAYLVTFNEIVSIPADVAAMARARSTLLRCGASLQTALWDPGYRGRSQSLLVVHNPSGLRLKRNARLMQLVFMRLEKKAEELYEGRYQGENI; from the coding sequence GTGAGCATTCTTACCGGCAGAGAGGCCCAGGGGCTTGTGGAATCCATGATCGAGCCGCAGACACAGACCCAGATGTGCGGCATGGAGCTGACAGTGCAGAGGATTGAGCGCTTCGCCTCCTTTGGGGCGGTGGCCTTTGAGAACAGCGAGAGAAGGCTTCCGGAGACGGAAGTCATGGACTTCGATCAATCCGGCTGGATCGAACTTCCTGCTGGGGCCTACCTGGTGACATTCAATGAGATCGTCAGCATCCCTGCAGATGTGGCTGCCATGGCCAGGGCCCGCTCCACCCTCCTGCGCTGTGGGGCCAGCCTGCAGACGGCCCTCTGGGATCCGGGATACCGGGGGCGCAGCCAGAGCCTTCTGGTGGTGCACAACCCCTCGGGGTTGCGGCTGAAGAGGAATGCCCGGTTGATGCAACTGGTCTTCATGAGGCTAGAAAAAAAGGCAGAGGAGCTGTATGAGGGCCGGTACCAGGGGGAGAATATTTAA
- a CDS encoding DUF1614 domain-containing protein: MVGFSHWTATLAVFGSILGSLVDIPLMETPISTYPEWYLTAASQLSIEFPTFFPAAFPITFHPLYLAVNLGGCIIPLAVSAHLLLRGRASFGRSALGMAVVAAVTYYAAEAIPGEGIVLPFWLSPFLAAVLGLVLSRGYRRSPPLAYISGTIGTLIGADLLSLLTPGVLPALSPLYLLPPQPVVMSIGGAGVFDGIFLTGIIAVLLAAGIVCIFRGSCEGGRRTEVGRKKR, encoded by the coding sequence GTGGTCGGCTTCAGCCACTGGACTGCCACCCTGGCCGTCTTCGGCTCCATTCTGGGGAGCCTGGTGGACATCCCTCTCATGGAGACGCCGATCTCCACCTATCCGGAGTGGTACCTGACAGCAGCAAGCCAGCTCTCGATAGAATTTCCCACCTTCTTTCCCGCTGCCTTTCCCATCACCTTTCACCCCCTCTATCTGGCGGTGAATCTTGGCGGTTGCATCATACCCCTGGCCGTCTCCGCCCATCTCCTCCTCCGGGGACGGGCATCATTTGGCCGCTCCGCCCTCGGCATGGCTGTGGTTGCCGCAGTCACCTATTATGCAGCAGAGGCCATTCCCGGTGAGGGGATAGTCCTGCCCTTCTGGCTCTCCCCCTTCCTGGCAGCAGTGCTGGGGCTGGTCCTGTCGCGGGGCTACCGCCGCTCCCCTCCACTGGCCTATATCAGCGGCACCATAGGCACTCTGATCGGAGCAGACCTGCTCAGCCTTCTCACCCCGGGAGTTCTGCCTGCTCTATCGCCCCTGTATCTCTTACCCCCTCAGCCGGTAGTGATGTCCATAGGGGGGGCAGGGGTCTTCGATGGTATCTTCCTCACCGGGATCATCGCCGTCCTCCTGGCCGCAGGCATCGTCTGCATCTTTCGAGGATCATGCGAGGGCGGGCGGAGAACTGAGGTAGGCAGAAAAAAGAGATGA
- a CDS encoding protease inhibitor I42 family protein, which translates to MKRSLKVYVISVLGLAFLSLSLALGSSVCDNAPCEPLINVTAGEEFNITLPSNPSTGFGWWNDFDPQFLSLVGTGSSQGNASPKMVGLPEKTILTYRAESPGETEIYLLLLQPWEGGIIEKRLIYPVLISE; encoded by the coding sequence ATGAAGCGATCTTTAAAGGTATATGTGATATCTGTCCTGGGCCTGGCCTTTCTCTCGCTCTCTTTGGCTCTTGGCAGCAGCGTATGCGATAACGCTCCCTGCGAGCCGTTGATCAATGTCACTGCGGGAGAGGAGTTCAACATCACTCTCCCATCAAATCCTTCAACTGGATTTGGCTGGTGGAATGACTTCGATCCTCAGTTCCTGAGCCTGGTGGGAACAGGATCATCTCAGGGCAATGCCAGTCCAAAGATGGTTGGGCTGCCGGAGAAGACGATCCTCACCTACCGGGCAGAATCCCCTGGAGAGACAGAGATCTACCTTCTTCTCCTGCAGCCCTGGGAGGGCGGCATCATCGAGAAGAGGCTCATCTATCCGGTGCTGATCTCAGAATAG
- a CDS encoding 23S rRNA (uridine(2552)-2'-O)-methyltransferase, with product MARDQKDHYYRKAKEEGYRARSAYKLLQINEKFHVIKRGDLVVDLGAAPGGWLQVAQKLSGGKIVGVDLEGIAPIPGVVTIRADITSEGTVGLIKEALGGDADVVICDAAPNLSGAWDRDHAISVDLARSALKMAKKLLRPRGSFVVKVFQGDMFNDFLNDVRREFVLVHAHSPPASRKESAETYVVGKKLLTAPVRKGDMLDLTISSTGRSGDGVALVEGFAIIVRGSRLNEQLRVKIDAVLPNFAFATIVERKS from the coding sequence ATGGCCCGAGACCAGAAGGATCACTACTACCGCAAGGCTAAAGAGGAGGGCTACAGGGCCCGGTCTGCCTACAAGCTCCTGCAGATAAATGAGAAGTTCCATGTCATAAAGAGAGGCGACTTAGTAGTCGACCTGGGAGCGGCTCCCGGCGGCTGGCTGCAGGTGGCCCAGAAGCTCTCTGGAGGAAAGATCGTTGGTGTGGACCTGGAGGGCATAGCCCCCATCCCCGGCGTGGTCACCATCCGGGCGGATATCACTTCCGAGGGCACAGTGGGGCTGATCAAAGAGGCCCTAGGCGGAGATGCGGATGTGGTGATATGCGATGCCGCCCCCAATCTCTCCGGGGCCTGGGACAGAGACCATGCCATCTCTGTGGATCTGGCCCGCTCTGCACTGAAGATGGCTAAAAAGCTCCTCCGGCCACGGGGCAGCTTCGTGGTCAAGGTCTTCCAGGGAGATATGTTCAATGACTTTCTCAATGATGTCCGGCGGGAGTTTGTCCTCGTCCATGCCCATTCTCCGCCCGCCTCAAGAAAGGAGAGCGCCGAGACATATGTGGTGGGAAAGAAGCTCCTCACCGCCCCGGTGCGCAAAGGGGATATGCTCGATCTTACCATAAGCTCCACAGGCAGATCCGGGGACGGCGTGGCACTGGTGGAAGGCTTCGCGATCATCGTCCGGGGATCGAGGCTAAACGAGCAGCTCAGGGTTAAGATCGATGCCGTCCTGCCCAATTTTGCCTTTGCCACAATCGTAGAGAGAAAGAGTTAA
- the albA gene encoding DNA-binding protein Alba, with protein MEENAVIFIGDKPVMNYVLAVMTQFNKPIGSVILKARGRAISRAVDTAEITKNRFMPNLIVKNISISTETIPNEEGKTVNVSSMEIILAKEE; from the coding sequence ATGGAAGAGAATGCAGTGATTTTCATTGGAGACAAACCAGTCATGAACTACGTCCTGGCAGTGATGACCCAGTTCAACAAGCCAATTGGCAGTGTGATATTGAAAGCCAGGGGGCGGGCCATCTCCCGCGCAGTGGATACCGCAGAGATAACCAAAAATAGATTCATGCCCAATCTCATCGTCAAGAATATCAGCATCAGCACTGAGACCATTCCCAATGAGGAGGGAAAGACGGTGAATGTCTCCTCAATGGAGATAATCCTCGCCAAGGAGGAATGA